In the genome of Luteitalea pratensis, the window TTCCACGCGGCGAAGGCCGCCGTCGCGCATTTCCGCACCGCCGGCCGGGGGCACCTGTTCATCATGTCCTCGATCGTCGGGCGCAAGGGCGTGCCGCGGATGAGTGCGTACGCCGCGAGCAAGTTCGCACAGGTCGGGCTCGGCGAATCGGTACGCGCCGAGTTGGCCGGCACTGGCATCCACGTGACGATGGTCTATCCGATCAGCACCGAGACGGAGTTCCGGCGCGCGATGGTGCGCGAATGGGGCCAGGACGTCGCCGGCGCGGGTCCACGGCAGTCGCCCGATCACGTCGCCGCCGCGATGGTGCGGGCCTTGCGCCGGCCACGCGCCGACATCTATCCCCTGCGGCTGTCGCGCATCGTGCCCGCGGCCGCGGCGCTGCTGCCCGGACTGGCCGACTGGGTGTCGACGCGGTTGACGCGGAAGCCCAGGTAATACCGGGTACCGGGTGCCGGGTTCCGGGTTCCGGGTTCCGGGTTCCGGGTTCCGGGTTCCGGAAGGCGAAACGACGCGAGATCGACGGCAACCGTGCTTGAGACCTGAGACCTGAGACTTGAGACGCGGCGACAGGAACGCATGGAGACACAGGTCGATTCACTTTCGCTCGCTCGCGCCATCGCGGAGCAGGTGCGCGCCTGCGGCGGCCGCGCCCTGGTCGTGGGTGGCTTCGTTCGCGATGCCCTGCTCGGCCACCCCTCCAAGGATCTCGACGTCGAGGTCTTCGGCCTGCCCGCCGCCGAGCTGAAGACGTTGCTCGGGCAGTGGGGCGCGGTCAACACGGTCGGCGAGAGTTTCACGGTCTTCAAGGTGCAGGGTCTCGACGTATCGCTGCCGCGGCGCGAGTCCAAGGTCGGGCGGGGCCATCGCGGCTTCGAGGTCCACGGCGATCCCTCCCTGCCGTTTGCCGAGGCCGCACGCCGGCGCGACTTCACGATCAACGCCATGGGCTGGGATCCGCTCACCGGCGAGTACCTGGATCCGCACGGCGGGCGCGACGACCTGGCGCAACGCGTGCTGCGAATGGTGGACGGCCGGACCTTCGGCGAGGACAGCCTCCGCGTCCTGCGCGCCCTGCAGTTGGCTTCGCGATTCGAGTGCAGCGTCGACCCCGGCACGCGCGACGTGTGCCGCGCCACGCCACTCGACGATCTCGCCGCCGAACGCGTCTGGGGCGAGGTCGAGAAGCTGCTGTTGCGCGCCGCGCGGCCCTCCATCGGCCTGCACCTCGCCCGCGACCTCGACGTCGTCTCCCGGCTCTGGCCGGCACTCGAGGCACTGGCCGGCTGCCCGCAGGATCCGGAATGGCACCCGGAGGGCGACGTGTGGACGCACACGTGCATGGTCGTCGACCAGGCAGCTTCGCGTAAGGAAGGATTCTTGTATCCGGAGCAGGTCAGCCTGATGGTCGGTGCCCTGCTCCACGATATCGGCAAGCCGCTCGTGACCGCGGTGATCGACGGGCGCATCAGGTCGCCCGGCCACGAGGGCGAGGGCGTGCCACTCGCGACTGGCCTGCTCGATGCGTGGCAGCTGCACACGCTGGACGGCTACCCGGTGCGCGCGCAGGTGCTCGGCCTGGTGGCCTGGCACATGCTGCCCGGGTCGTGGTCGAAGGCGGCCGAGCCGGTCTCGGATGGCGCGTTCCGTCGCCTCGCCAGGAAGGTCGACATGGTGTTGCTGGCGCGGCTCGCCGAGTCCGACTGCAACGGGCGCAGCGGCACCTTCGACTGCTCGTTCGGCCAGTGGTTCCTGGATCGCGTCGAGGCGCTCGGCGTCGAACACGCCCCGCCCGCGCCGCTGCTGCTCGGCCGGCACCTGATTGCCCTCGGCGTGGCTCCCGGCCCCCGGATGGGCGATATCCTTCGTGACGTCTATGAGCAACAGCTCGACGGTGTCGTGGCGACTGTGGAGGACGCGCAGGTGGCGGCACGTGCCATCCTCTCCGGCAACGCGTGATCGCTGGTCCAACCGACTGCGGGGCCGGCGCGCAACTTGCCACCAGGATCGAGCGTCGCGAACACGGTGAACGCGTTCCCGGTCTGCGTCTGCAGCGCCAGGCGGCTGCGGCCGAGCCTTTTGAGCCGCGTGGGCCTCGTGCGACGGCCGGTGGTCGCAACGTGCGGTCCGCCGGGGCCTCCGTTCGGTCGTGTGTCACTCCCGTATGCAGGAGGCGCACGCCCGTCACAGAGGAGCCAGGACGCCCCACGCCGCTTCGGCCTGCGGGTCGACGGACGTACTGGTGGCGATTCGTTGAACGCCCGCGGAGGCGGGGCCTATGCATCGTGTGCAACTGCGGTTGGTGTGCGTGCTCGTCCCGTGCTGGCTCGTCGTGGCGGCCGGCGTGTGCTCGGCGCAGCAGCGTCCGGTGCCCTACCCGGACGCGCTCGAACGGATGAACGAGTCGATCGCAGCGCTGACCCGCAAGGTCTGGCCGAGCGTGGTCCAGATCGTCGTGACCAGCTACGGGCCTCGCGATCCCCGTCCGGGTCAGACGTCGGTCGAGCTGGGGCGACAGCGTGGCGTCGGTTCCGGCTTCGTCATCGATCCCGAGGGCTACATCATGACCAACGCGCACGTCGTCGCCAACGCGCAGCGCGTCCAGGTGTTGCTGCAGCCCGCGTCCGACGATGGGTCGATCGCGACGGCGTTGTCGACCAAGGTGAACACCATCGAAGCGAAGATCGTCGGCATCAGCACCGAACTCGATCTCGCGTTGCTGAAAGTCGACAAGCCGCAACTACCAGCGCTGACCCTCGCCTCGTACTCCAGCGTGCGGCAGGGCGAGACGGTGTTCGCGTTCGGCAGCCCTTCTGGGCTGACCAAGACGCTGACGCATGGGCTCATCTCGTCTGTCGCGCGCCAGACGGACCCGGACTCGCCGCTCATCTACCTGCAGACCGACGCGCCGATCAACCCGGGCAATTCGGGCGGGCCACTCGTCAACATCCGCGGCGAGGTCGTCGGCATCAACACGTTCATTCTCTCGCCGTCTGGCGGCAGCGACGGACTCGGCTTCGCGATTCCGAGCGCGACCGTGCGCACGGCGTTCCGGCATTTCAAGCAGTACGGACAGTTGCGGCGGCAG includes:
- a CDS encoding SDR family NAD(P)-dependent oxidoreductase, encoding MTDRRTAVITGASSGIGEACARAFAREGLHVVLAARRLEQLERAAAAITAAGGIASVVPCDVTDPVQVDRVVAVALESTGRLDVMVCNAGLGFNGRLEETSAETMRRLMEVNYFGTFHAAKAAVAHFRTAGRGHLFIMSSIVGRKGVPRMSAYAASKFAQVGLGESVRAELAGTGIHVTMVYPISTETEFRRAMVREWGQDVAGAGPRQSPDHVAAAMVRALRRPRADIYPLRLSRIVPAAAALLPGLADWVSTRLTRKPR
- a CDS encoding CCA tRNA nucleotidyltransferase; translated protein: METQVDSLSLARAIAEQVRACGGRALVVGGFVRDALLGHPSKDLDVEVFGLPAAELKTLLGQWGAVNTVGESFTVFKVQGLDVSLPRRESKVGRGHRGFEVHGDPSLPFAEAARRRDFTINAMGWDPLTGEYLDPHGGRDDLAQRVLRMVDGRTFGEDSLRVLRALQLASRFECSVDPGTRDVCRATPLDDLAAERVWGEVEKLLLRAARPSIGLHLARDLDVVSRLWPALEALAGCPQDPEWHPEGDVWTHTCMVVDQAASRKEGFLYPEQVSLMVGALLHDIGKPLVTAVIDGRIRSPGHEGEGVPLATGLLDAWQLHTLDGYPVRAQVLGLVAWHMLPGSWSKAAEPVSDGAFRRLARKVDMVLLARLAESDCNGRSGTFDCSFGQWFLDRVEALGVEHAPPAPLLLGRHLIALGVAPGPRMGDILRDVYEQQLDGVVATVEDAQVAARAILSGNA
- a CDS encoding trypsin-like peptidase domain-containing protein, producing MHRVQLRLVCVLVPCWLVVAAGVCSAQQRPVPYPDALERMNESIAALTRKVWPSVVQIVVTSYGPRDPRPGQTSVELGRQRGVGSGFVIDPEGYIMTNAHVVANAQRVQVLLQPASDDGSIATALSTKVNTIEAKIVGISTELDLALLKVDKPQLPALTLASYSSVRQGETVFAFGSPSGLTKTLTHGLISSVARQTDPDSPLIYLQTDAPINPGNSGGPLVNIRGEVVGINTFILSPSGGSDGLGFAIPSATVRTAFRHFKQYGQLRRQEVGVSLQTITPELAGGLALPRDSGLIVSDVWPGGPAEAAGLQTGDILLSVDGEAAENLPSVIYNFRLRDSTEKVKVAVLRGTTEHTFSVTPVEQTSAFDSMAALADPEKNLVAELGILGIEIDPRAVPAGSGLREPYGIVVAARASGARSEVPLAPRDVIRSINGTKTFTLYQLRTALQALKRGAPVTLQVQRESRLVYVAFTYE